Within the Acidobacteriota bacterium genome, the region CTGGGATCCATTTGGGCGGCCTGCGGTATCACCACCGAATGGGCGCCGCTGAAGAGCGTGCTGCTGCACCGGCCGGGCCTCGAGCTTCAGGCTTTCACCGATCCTGACGCCGTCCAGATGCTCGCACCGCTGGACGTCCTCCGCGCTCAGAACCAGCATGACGCGCTGGCGGACACCTACCGGCGTTTGGGAGTTGCGGTCCATGACCTTGACGCGCCGGAGACCTCGTTTCCCAATCAGATGTTCATGGCGGACCTGTTCTTTGCCACGCCCCAGGGAATGATCCTGGCACGGCCGGCATCCGAGGTGCGGGCAGGCGAAGAGCGGCATGCCGCCCGTAAACTGGCGGCGATGGGCATTCCCTTGGTGCGCAGCATCAGCGGCGCGGCCACGTTCGAGGGGGCCGATGCCATGTGGCTCAACGAGCGCGAGGTGATGATCGGCAGGGGGTTGCGAACCAACGCGCAGGGCGCGACGCAGGTTGCCGCCGTGCTCGACGAGATGGGGGTGAGAGCGATCACAATCGATTTACCCCCGCACGCCATGCATCTTATGGGTTTGTTGCGCATCGTGGATCGGCACCTGGCCATCGCATGGCCGGGACGTTTTCCGGAGGCCGGGCTCGAAACCCTGCAAAGAGCGCGGATCCGCGTGGAATTCATCCCGGATACGTCCGAGGCGATGAACGGCTTTGCCATGAACGTGGTGACGATCAGGCCGAAAGAGATCGTTATGCCTGCGGGCAATCCGCACACGCGTGCCTTTTTTGAAAAGCTCGGCATCAGGACGCACACCGTTGCGGTAGATGAGCTGGGCAAGGCGGCCGGGGCGATCGGCTGCCTGACCGGTGTGCTGGAGAGGGAGAAGCTTTCCGGGGACGACCCGGATTATTCTTGATGTTTGGTGATTAAGCGATCCCTCAGCGTTTTGAGCCGGCGGCTGATTCCCACTTTATAGATGTGGGGATTCTCGAAACGCTTGTATTCGGCGGGAAGTCTCTCCAGACGCTCCCGGGCATATTTCGCCGTTTGTTTCAGAGACGGCGGATCGGATACGATGTTGCCCCCAACCATCACCGGATGAAGGAGCGGTTGAAGTTCATACGGTTCAACGGCAAAGGATTGATGGGGAACGAACGGGTGGTGCATCTCGGCAATGTGCGTTTCATCCTCAAGCCCGACAACGTCCGCGCCCAGGAAGGATTCCTTTTTATCCATGGCGCGCCAGACCTGTTTTCTGCCGGGCAGAGTGATCTTGGACACGTTTTCCGAAAGCTTGATCACCGGTTGACCATCGGTTCGGGCCAGCTTATAGACGCCGTCGAGCGCCGCATCCGGCTGCCCGGTGACGAGGCTGGTCCCCACGCCGAAGACATCGATGGGCGCCCCCTGATCCAATAAGCTCTTGATAACGTACTCATCGAGCTGGTTGGAGGCGGCGATTTTAACGTAGGGCAACCCCGCCTCATCCAGCATGGCGCGGCTTTTCCGGGCCAGGTAGGCCAGATCCCCGCTGTCCAGGCGGATGCCTTTCAGGCGATGTCCCGTCTTTTCCATTTCCTTCGCCACGGCGATCGCATGAGGCACTCCGCTTTTCAGCGTGTTGTAGGTGTCCACAAGCAGCACACAATCCTCCGGACGGGCGGCGGCAAAGTTGCGGAAGGCCTCGATTTCACTGTCGTGACTCTGCACATAGGAATGGGCCATCGTTCCGGACGGTTGGATATCGTATTCCCGCGCCGCTCGAACATTGCTGGTCGCATCGAATCCGCCGATAACGGCGGCCCGGCTGGAATAGATGCCCCCCAATCCCTGGGCCCGTCGCAATCCGAAATCGATCAGGGTTCGTTCTCCGGCCACAAGGCGCATTCGGGCGGCCTTGGTGGCGATCAGAGACTGAAAATTGATGATGTTAAGGAGAACCGTTTCGATGAGTTGGGTTTCGATCAGATTCCCTTCGATTCTCAGGACGGGACGCGTCGGGAACACCACATCCCCTTCCTTGGGTGCGGCCATCGTGCCGGTGAATTTGAAATGTTTCAAATGGTCCAGATATTCAGGATGAAACGATTGGCTTTTTAAATAATTCAGGTCCTTTTCATCAAAGCGGAAGTCCTCAAGAACCCCCAGCAGATCCGCCAGGCCTGCAAAAACGGTGTATCCCCCCTGAAAGGGATTTTTTCGGAAAAAGTAGTCGAACACGGCGGATTCGTCTTTTCGCCCGGCCAGAAAATAGCCCTGCCCCATCGTCAGTTCATACTGATCGACATATGAGGCCGTGAATTCGAACAATTTTGCTGCCATCACCGCATCCGCTCGCGTAGGCTCGCATGTTTGATAAACCGCACACCCTTCCGAAGCATGTCGTCAACGGCCTTTTGGACGCTGTCGGGCGGTGATCCAACAGGATAGGTCAAATCGCTGAGATAGAACACCTCGTATCCTTTCGCGGCGGCATCCACGGCCGTGAAATAGACACAATAATCCGCCGCAAGACCACAGATGAAAACCCGTTTCACATTTCTGCCGCGCAGATAGCCGTCCAGGCCGGTTTCCGTCGCGCGATCGTTCTCCAAAATTCCGGAATAACTGTCGATCGATGGATGGAAGCCTTTCCGGATGACGGCCTCCGCAAACCGGGCATCCAGGCGGGGATGGAATTCGGCGCCGAAGGTGCCCTGGACCGTGTGATCGGGCCATAAGACGGGGCCGATTCCGGGTGCCTCAAAGGGATCGAACGGATTCTTTCCCGGGTGCCGGCTCGCGAAGCTGAGATGATCCGGAGGATGCCAGTCCTGGGTGAAGACAATGGGAAGGTCGGCTTCTTTGAATACCGCCATCAACTCATTGACTTGATCCACAAAGGCATCCCCTTTTTCGACGGCCAGTGCGCCGCCGGGCATGAAATCGTTTTGCATGTCGACCACAAGAAGGGCATCGCCTTCTTGAATGGTCACGGCGTCATGATGTCGAATTCCTTCGAGCTCCATGATGCGCCTCCTTTTGTCCGATCTGCCGTTTCATGCCCGGACAACAAAATTATGCCTCCGGGACCCATGGTGTCTGGCGAATGAGCGTCTCGGCGACTTTTTTCCCGGACAGCAGCATGCCGCCGAATATCGCGCCCATGCGCGGTCCGCCGAACGCCGCGTTGGCCGACATTCCGGCAACGTACAGGCCCGGAAAAATCTCCCGCGTGTTCTCCAGCGTCAAGGTCTCCGCTCTTTCGGCCCACATCGACTTCTCGCCCTCGATCATGCCGCTGGGGGTGGAGAGTTTTCCGGGAATCTTCTTCTGCACGACTTTGACGACTTCCGTCGCATGCCCGGTGGCGTCAACCACGAAGGACGCGCGCACCGCGAGCGGATCGACATGCAGGCCGGCGATTTCGACCGCCGACCAGTTCATCACGATGCCGATCACCCTGTCCGGCCGCATCAGCACATCCTCGACGCTTGTGCAATTGAAAATCGCAACGCCGGATTGCACCGCTTTCGAAGTCAGGGTGGATACGGCCTCCACGGAATCGGCCGTGTGATACCCCGTTTCGTACCGTTGGTGCCGGATCCCGAACTCATCGAGGACGGGCAATGCGGCATCCTGAACGACGATTTCGTTGAACATCATGCCTCCTCCCCACATGCCGCCGCCCACACTCAGCTTGCGCTCGTACAAGGCGACCTTTCGTCCCGCGCGGGCCAGGCAGCTCCCCGCCACAAGACCCGCCGGTCCGCCGCCGACGATGGCCACGTCCACCTGAAGATGGTCCATCAGCTTGCGGAAGTACCGCTCGACGATCGCCTTCGTGACAATCCGTTCGTCGATCTCGATCTTGCTCATTTTATCTCCTCGTTATCCGGCAGAGACCCTCTCTTATTCGTCTTGGAAGCCGATATGCAGCGAAAAAACAATTATGCCGCCGCGGGTTCAGTTGTCAAGAAAACGAACCTCAAACCTCGGCGGCAGGGGTCATTCGGGCGCCGTCCGTAGCCTGCTGCATGTGATGCCGGATCTGCTGAACCAGCGTTTCCGGTCCGCTTTCTTCCATATGATCTTGACGACCGGTTGGCCCCCGGCCCACTTGCCGGAATGCCACTTGCCCACCTTGACATCGAGCACATCGCGAAACGCAATCATGAAAGATTCATCCATCCCGAACTCGCCGATTCCCCGCGCCAGGAGCCCGTCCTTGGCATAGCGCCGCCACCACTTCCCGTCGATTTCAGTTCCGAGATAATGGCCGCGTTTTTTTTCCATCGTGTCCATGCTTATCTTCGATCACAAATCTAGCGCCCCTTGGCTG harbors:
- a CDS encoding sulfide-dependent adenosine diphosphate thiazole synthase, whose amino-acid sequence is MEIDERIVTKAIVERYFRKLMDHLQVDVAIVGGGPAGLVAGSCLARAGRKVALYERKLSVGGGMWGGGMMFNEIVVQDAALPVLDEFGIRHQRYETGYHTADSVEAVSTLTSKAVQSGVAIFNCTSVEDVLMRPDRVIGIVMNWSAVEIAGLHVDPLAVRASFVVDATGHATEVVKVVQKKIPGKLSTPSGMIEGEKSMWAERAETLTLENTREIFPGLYVAGMSANAAFGGPRMGAIFGGMLLSGKKVAETLIRQTPWVPEA
- a CDS encoding arginine deiminase family protein, whose protein sequence is MKKKIRKDLRAAFGGRGWRPRNMSLQQELGSIWAACGITTEWAPLKSVLLHRPGLELQAFTDPDAVQMLAPLDVLRAQNQHDALADTYRRLGVAVHDLDAPETSFPNQMFMADLFFATPQGMILARPASEVRAGEERHAARKLAAMGIPLVRSISGAATFEGADAMWLNEREVMIGRGLRTNAQGATQVAAVLDEMGVRAITIDLPPHAMHLMGLLRIVDRHLAIAWPGRFPEAGLETLQRARIRVEFIPDTSEAMNGFAMNVVTIRPKEIVMPAGNPHTRAFFEKLGIRTHTVAVDELGKAAGAIGCLTGVLEREKLSGDDPDYS
- a CDS encoding nicotinate phosphoribosyltransferase; this encodes MFEFTASYVDQYELTMGQGYFLAGRKDESAVFDYFFRKNPFQGGYTVFAGLADLLGVLEDFRFDEKDLNYLKSQSFHPEYLDHLKHFKFTGTMAAPKEGDVVFPTRPVLRIEGNLIETQLIETVLLNIINFQSLIATKAARMRLVAGERTLIDFGLRRAQGLGGIYSSRAAVIGGFDATSNVRAAREYDIQPSGTMAHSYVQSHDSEIEAFRNFAAARPEDCVLLVDTYNTLKSGVPHAIAVAKEMEKTGHRLKGIRLDSGDLAYLARKSRAMLDEAGLPYVKIAASNQLDEYVIKSLLDQGAPIDVFGVGTSLVTGQPDAALDGVYKLARTDGQPVIKLSENVSKITLPGRKQVWRAMDKKESFLGADVVGLEDETHIAEMHHPFVPHQSFAVEPYELQPLLHPVMVGGNIVSDPPSLKQTAKYARERLERLPAEYKRFENPHIYKVGISRRLKTLRDRLITKHQE
- the pncA gene encoding bifunctional nicotinamidase/pyrazinamidase: MELEGIRHHDAVTIQEGDALLVVDMQNDFMPGGALAVEKGDAFVDQVNELMAVFKEADLPIVFTQDWHPPDHLSFASRHPGKNPFDPFEAPGIGPVLWPDHTVQGTFGAEFHPRLDARFAEAVIRKGFHPSIDSYSGILENDRATETGLDGYLRGRNVKRVFICGLAADYCVYFTAVDAAAKGYEVFYLSDLTYPVGSPPDSVQKAVDDMLRKGVRFIKHASLRERMR